A stretch of the Clarias gariepinus isolate MV-2021 ecotype Netherlands chromosome 26, CGAR_prim_01v2, whole genome shotgun sequence genome encodes the following:
- the bola1 gene encoding bolA-like protein 1 isoform X2 produces MWGSCSHPLASVFLMLSCVRRFISSSSTVPSRLMDAASGRPVEASIRTKLAQAFGPDHLEVLNESHMHAVPPGSESHFRVLVVSSRFEGLSLLQRHRLVNETLSHELSTSVHALAIQAKTPQQWSSDPSLAKSPPCLGGSKHDSTVAQKLKTGLD; encoded by the coding sequence GGTTCCTGTAGCCATCCTCTTGCTTCTGTGTTCCTGATGCTCTCCTGTGTTCGCCGGTTCATCAGTTCCTCATCCACAGTTCCATCTCGTCTCATGGACGCTGCTTCCGGTCGACCGGTCGAGGCTTCCATTCGCACCAAACTCGCTCAGGCTTTCGGTCCAGATCACCTGGAGGTGCTGAACGAGAGCCACATGCACGCGGTGCCTCCGGGCTCCGAGTCCCACTTCAGGGTGCTCGTGGTGAGCTCTCGCTTCGAGGGTTTGTCCCTGCTGCAGCGCCACCGCCTGGTCAACGAGACCCTGAGTCACGAGCTGAGCACCAGCGTCCACGCTCTCGCCATCCAGGCCAAGACGCCGCAGCAGTGGAGCAGCGACCCGAGCCTGGCCAAGAGCCCGCCATGCCTCGGAGGATCCAAACACGACAGCACGGTGGCGCAGAAGCTCAAAACGGGGCTGGACTGA
- the bola1 gene encoding bolA-like protein 1 isoform X1: MLYGSCSHPLASVFLMLSCVRRFISSSSTVPSRLMDAASGRPVEASIRTKLAQAFGPDHLEVLNESHMHAVPPGSESHFRVLVVSSRFEGLSLLQRHRLVNETLSHELSTSVHALAIQAKTPQQWSSDPSLAKSPPCLGGSKHDSTVAQKLKTGLD, from the coding sequence GGTTCCTGTAGCCATCCTCTTGCTTCTGTGTTCCTGATGCTCTCCTGTGTTCGCCGGTTCATCAGTTCCTCATCCACAGTTCCATCTCGTCTCATGGACGCTGCTTCCGGTCGACCGGTCGAGGCTTCCATTCGCACCAAACTCGCTCAGGCTTTCGGTCCAGATCACCTGGAGGTGCTGAACGAGAGCCACATGCACGCGGTGCCTCCGGGCTCCGAGTCCCACTTCAGGGTGCTCGTGGTGAGCTCTCGCTTCGAGGGTTTGTCCCTGCTGCAGCGCCACCGCCTGGTCAACGAGACCCTGAGTCACGAGCTGAGCACCAGCGTCCACGCTCTCGCCATCCAGGCCAAGACGCCGCAGCAGTGGAGCAGCGACCCGAGCCTGGCCAAGAGCCCGCCATGCCTCGGAGGATCCAAACACGACAGCACGGTGGCGCAGAAGCTCAAAACGGGGCTGGACTGA
- the bola1 gene encoding bolA-like protein 1 isoform X3, whose protein sequence is MLSCVRRFISSSSTVPSRLMDAASGRPVEASIRTKLAQAFGPDHLEVLNESHMHAVPPGSESHFRVLVVSSRFEGLSLLQRHRLVNETLSHELSTSVHALAIQAKTPQQWSSDPSLAKSPPCLGGSKHDSTVAQKLKTGLD, encoded by the coding sequence ATGCTCTCCTGTGTTCGCCGGTTCATCAGTTCCTCATCCACAGTTCCATCTCGTCTCATGGACGCTGCTTCCGGTCGACCGGTCGAGGCTTCCATTCGCACCAAACTCGCTCAGGCTTTCGGTCCAGATCACCTGGAGGTGCTGAACGAGAGCCACATGCACGCGGTGCCTCCGGGCTCCGAGTCCCACTTCAGGGTGCTCGTGGTGAGCTCTCGCTTCGAGGGTTTGTCCCTGCTGCAGCGCCACCGCCTGGTCAACGAGACCCTGAGTCACGAGCTGAGCACCAGCGTCCACGCTCTCGCCATCCAGGCCAAGACGCCGCAGCAGTGGAGCAGCGACCCGAGCCTGGCCAAGAGCCCGCCATGCCTCGGAGGATCCAAACACGACAGCACGGTGGCGCAGAAGCTCAAAACGGGGCTGGACTGA